The genomic DNA GCATGCCGAATTATCTGAAACCCGCGGTGGGTGGTTTGCTGGTAGGCCTGCTCGCCTACGCTTGCCCGCAGGCGGCCGGGACGAATTGGTCCTACTTGTCCGACGCGGTTTCCGGATCCTTCGCCTTCCATTCCCTCCTCTTCATCGCCTGCGCGAAAATACTGGCCACCTCGCTGACCATCGGCTCGGGAGGATCCGGCGGGGTTTTCGGCCCGTCCCTATTCATCGGCGGTATGCTGGGAGGCGCGGTCGGTTTCGGCTTGCAGGCACTGCACGCGTCCTGGGTCACCAACCCCGGTTCCTACGTGCTGGTAGGCATGGGGGCGTTCTTCGCTGGCGCGGCGAAAGCGCCTTTGGCGGGACTGATCATGGTATGCGAGATAACCGGGAATTACGGCCTGTTGCCGCCTCTGCTGATCGCATCCACCTTGCACCTGGCGCTTTCGCGGAAATGGTCCCTGTATTCCAGCCAGCGCCACGACAAATTCTCTTCGCCCGTCCATGAACACGCCTTGAAGGTGGACGTCCTGAAAAACATCCCTCTGCACGTGGTATTCCAGCGGGACGGGGACATGCCCATCCTGCATCCCGACTGGAAAATCAAGGAAGCCTTCGTGAAGATTGGCGCGTCCGACTGCGAAGTCTTTCCCGTGGTCGATGAATACGGCAAGCTAGCCGGATTGGTTAGCGCGGCAAGCCTGCACATGGCGGCCGCGGAATCCTCCCCGGAAAATCTGGTGCTGATCGGCGACCTGATGACGGACGATTATACGCTGACGACGGAAATGGATTTGCGCTCGGCGCTTTCCGTTTTCCTGGAGTCGAGGGCAGTCCAGCTTCCGGTCGTGGATGCCGGCGGGAACATCCTCGGGATGCTGCGGCTGCACGATATCATGACCCAGTATGATCGCCTTACCAAACCCCGCGATGGGTCGTCCGTCCTCGCCGGTAAATCTATCCCCTTCCCGGTGGAATAGGAACCGCGGCCAGGATCGGGATTTCCGCTCCGCCGCAAGGACCCGCTTCCGGTATAGTGACGCTTCCGGAAGAGTGCCGATTTACGTCCTATCGCGGGAAAATTAGCTTAACCTCAGCCGCGCCCCTTTCCAGGCGGCTGCAGGGAGGCGAAAGCATATGACAGCGTACCGCGACCGCTTGTTCCGGGCCATCAAGCTCGATCCCGATTTGTACGAAGAAGTCGAGGCCGATCATGAGGCCAACGGGCAGGCCGCCCTCACCGTGGTCCTTTCGAGCTTGGCGGCGGGCGTCGGCGGAGCCGTGAGCGGCGGATGGTACGGGCTGCTTCTGCACACCGCGGTGGCGTTGATCGGATGGGTGGTCTGGGCTTTCCTCAGCTACTTCATCGGAACGCGCTTGCTGCCGGAACACCAGACCTCGGCGGACATGGGCGAACTGCTGCGCTGCACGGGTTTCTCCAGCGCCCCGGGAATGATCCAAGTCCTGGGTTTCCTTCCCGGCCTGGGAGGGGTTATCCGGCTGGTGGCGGCCGTTTGGATGTTGGCCGCATTCGTGGTGGCGGTGCGGCAGGCCTTGGACTACACCAGTACGCTGCGGGCCTTGAGCGTATGCGCCATCGGGTGGATCATACTGATGGGCCTCAACGTGGTTCTGTTCATGGTCAGCTTCGGGCGATTCACCTTATAGCGGGTCACTCCGCCTCATCGCTTTCGGCGGCCCGGGGTCCGTCGATTTCCAAAAGCAGATCCCGCACGGCGCGGTCGGTCTCGAGAAACAGCAATTTTTCGGATAAATGATTGAGGGCCAACCGCGTGACGTGGAAGGCTTCGCCCAGGGTCGAAAAGACCGGAGCCAGTTCCATCCGGCGGGCCAGCCAATGCCCTCCCGCCATGCGGTAATAGGCGCTGCCCAATTCCTCGTAAAAGCGGAATCCGGGGGCGGCCCGACGTTCCCGCTGGCGTTGGACGCGGCCGGGAAAAAGCCCCGCTTGGAACAAGGCGAAATTCCCGATGTGGCATTGCAAGGCGAACCGTTCCTCCTGCTCCAGTCGTTCCAAGGCTTCCAGCATCTCGTGCAAATATTCGAGCGACCCTTCCCCGTCGGCGCGGGGCTGGGCGAGCCTTTGCAACTGGGAGAACTCGGCCAACACCTCGGCCACGTAATCGGCCACGTCCCGATCCTGGATGTCGGAGCGAAGCAAGGCATGCCGCACCAGCACGTAGAAGTAAAAGTGGAGGGAAACGGAGAGGCAGCTGGGCAGGTCGAGGACGGCGCGGAACAGTCGCGGTTGATCGAGCAAGCGGTCCATGTCGTCCGCGTCCTCTAGTAAGCGGATAAGCCCGGCCGACCCGTCCGCGCGGAGCGGCAAAACCGTGGCGACAAATGCGTAATCGGCGGGAGTGAACTGCGCGCGGCAGTTGGGGCGGATAACCTTCATGGACCCGGATCCTCCATAGGCTAGTCACCGTCCCATCGGGTCACCGACCCGGGGAGGCTCTCTTAACTTATCGCTAAAAGACGCTCAGGAATCAAGCGAGTCCTGCGCAAATACCCCAAGAGGAACGCATCAATGCGGCTCGGCCGCCCATAATTCCTGCAACTCCGCGGGGATTTTCTCGAAAACCGTCCCTAAGGCCCTGTCCAGGCGGCCATCCAAGGATTCGTCCAAATCCACGGTGGACTCGCTTTCCTCGTAATCGAGGACCCATTCGGGGCGGCCCTCCGCCACGTTCCACAGGAGCAAGTAGCAGCCCCATTCCAGGCCGCCGAGGTGCATGTTGGATCCCATGGGCTTCACCTTTACATGCACGCGGGCCGGGAGCAGCAGATGCGTCGCCCCCAGGATGCCTCCCAACTTGTCCATGCGCCGGCGCATGGGCGGATCGGTGAAGCGATCGCGCGGCCGGTAGACGACCGCTTCGCCCGGATCGGAAAGCCACTTATCCCACGGAAGGCGCAAGCTATCGAGATACGGCATCAGGTCGACCCACTTCGCCACCAAGGGATCGGAAGGGGCGACCAACTCCACATGTTGGCCCGGGAAGCGGGCTTCCATGCGCTGGCGCAAGTAATTTTCAAGATAAAATTCCATCCCGTTGGCGGAGAGCCGGTGGCAGGAATCGCACGGGAGGGTTTCCGAGTAGTCCTTTACATCGATGGGAAGAACCGCTAGGCGCATCGGCTCGCTTTGACCCGTCTTCCCCGGGACATC from Fibrobacterota bacterium includes the following:
- a CDS encoding chloride channel protein translates to MKVRPPEWLKFLLLRQYWHRTGGVLGFAVLLGFLGGLAAALFKFTLEFVQKSVLDRFAGFPFSESGHHILPHWLFFMVPAVGGLLSGLLVYTFAPDAAGTGTDGLIDAFHNRGGHIPFRVAVVKFFASIITLGSGGSAGYEGPTAQMGGGLGSLVGRIFGLPDRVRRIMLLTGTAAGLGAIFHAPLGGALTAAEIVYREDFESQGFLPFTIASVVAFTCFSLVTHQHTTYLHFPLLPFANASELINFALVGLLCVPFSWIFVRTYRGVQAYAESLRMPNYLKPAVGGLLVGLLAYACPQAAGTNWSYLSDAVSGSFAFHSLLFIACAKILATSLTIGSGGSGGVFGPSLFIGGMLGGAVGFGLQALHASWVTNPGSYVLVGMGAFFAGAAKAPLAGLIMVCEITGNYGLLPPLLIASTLHLALSRKWSLYSSQRHDKFSSPVHEHALKVDVLKNIPLHVVFQRDGDMPILHPDWKIKEAFVKIGASDCEVFPVVDEYGKLAGLVSAASLHMAAAESSPENLVLIGDLMTDDYTLTTEMDLRSALSVFLESRAVQLPVVDAGGNILGMLRLHDIMTQYDRLTKPRDGSSVLAGKSIPFPVE